A window of Mustela erminea isolate mMusErm1 chromosome 19, mMusErm1.Pri, whole genome shotgun sequence genomic DNA:
ACTGCGGGTAGGCACTGTCATTGCCCATTAGCTTGCCCGAAGGCTGCAGCAGCCCAGGTCCCCGGATCTGGCTTCTCCACCTCCCTTTATCCTTCAAAATCCCCCCTTAATAACCGGATGGGATTAATTAGCTAGCTGTTCTCCCAGAGCAGGTGTCTGGGTAGGGATGGGGGTACTGGAAACACAGGCACGGAGAAGGATGTTAAATTGGGGGTGAAGGGACAGGAAAAGCATTCTGTTTGGAAGGAAAGAGAGTGGGGCAAAGCCTGGCACAGCCTAGCTTTCCACTGGGGAGGACAAGGCCTGGGCCACTCATAAAGGTCAGGGAGAGATTAAGAGGCTCCGTGTCTAATCTGTCAGCTTAACCAGGTCCTGGCCCTGAATCTGTCCCCCACCTGCCTAGCCCAGGGACAGCAAATGAGGACAAGGCCCAGACACCACCTGAGACCCAGTTAGGGAACCCCCCAGGACAGGGATGCCCAGGTACGCTATCCTGGCCAGCTGCCTGCACCTGCTTTTTCTGCAAGGAATGGAAATCagaggctggggttggggaacggggaggggagagaagggcatCCTATATGGGGGGACTCCGAGGGGAGGGAAGAGTTTAAGAAGAGGGGGTACCTGAAGTGAGGGGAGTCACATAGGAAGGAAAGGACTTTGAGAGTGAGGAAGGAACCAGAGAGGTCGAAGGACGTTGAGTAAAGGGAGTTGTTATGGGGGGGGATGCTAAATGGGGCGGGGGGTAGTTTGAGGGAGAGCGGAGGACCCTGAGAGGCAGAAGGCGCCAGGGAGGCGGAGCCTTCGCTGTATTTGGCCTTCCCCTAATGTCCCATTCTCCTTGACAGACACCCAATAGCGTGAGAAGAATAAGTGTTTTGTTTCACCACTCCCTAACTCTCAAGAGGCTGAAGTGGATGGGAAAGTCCTGAGAAGGGTTAAGGAAAGGATCTGGAGATCAGAGGGGCCAGTACCGGGAGGACAGAGGCCAAAAGACCGGCCAAAGCCGCTCCCAGTTGCCTGGCAACCGCTGCGGTCAAAAGCCTGCTTGGCCAGCCGAGGAGGTGTCGCTCCCGGAAACAGCCGACAGTTGTGGCGCCGCCCCCTGGCAACGAGACTAACAAAGTACCGCTCCCCAGCAACCTATGACTAGAGGCGGGGCTGGACTGGACTAGCAGCCTCCCAGTGCCCTGGAGCAGGCGCAATCCTCTCTGCTCGCGCATAGTCCCACCTCCATGCAACTCCTTTCCGAGCCTTCTCATTGGCGGGCACACCAGCCAAATGCCTTCTATTGTTTCGGAGGAGGGGCCCGGCTCCCTCGTCGCACTCCGATTGGCCCCACAGACCGTCTACCTCCAGCCGGACAGGCCTACGTCTGCTCCTTGTGTGCCTATTGGCCCTGGAGGACGATACTTCGGGGTCGGGGGCGGAGCAGACGAGAGGGCCCTCCGTGGATTGGACAGTGTCAAAACGAGGGGCGGTCCCTATTGGCGGGGCGGTTGGGAGGCGAAGGGAGAGTCTTTTCAGCGCTGAGGACTGGCGCTGAGGAGGCGGCGGTGGCTCCCGGGGCGTTTGAGCGGGCTCATCCGAGCCCGCGGGCCAACGCGGATCCAGGCCCGACCGGCGGGACCGCCCCGGACTCCCCGCGGGCCTTCCTAGCCGCCATGGAGGACGGTGTCTATGGTAGGtcagggaggggcggggccggctgGGAGGGGATGGAGCGTTTCGACCCCAACGTTCCGCCGCGAACATCCCTCCCGGCGCGCGGCGCGCGGAGCCCTTCGGCCCCGTCGTCGACTAGCTTTTGTGGGGCGCGAGACGGGCTTCCGGCGGGGCCCGAGAGCAGGGCGTTCCAGGCCATTGTTTGGGCCGAGCCTGTTTCCGGTggcggcgggagggggcgggaTGGAGCGACGGAGGCGAGGCCGGGGCGGAACCATTCCCGCTGGAAAGGCTGGGCGAGCCCAGTGCCTGCTGGGAGCCGCGAGGGGGGCTTCTGGGGCGCTTTGGTGGGGAGGAATCTTGGGGGCCGCAGCGATCCCGCTAAGGCGTGGGCGGGGGCCTTCgatgccccgccccctgccccaacTCTTCCAAGCTGTCAGGCTTTGCCAGCCGTAGTTACTTTTCATGGACCCAGGAGTCCGGACACCCAAGCTCCCAGTTACCTCGCCAAGAATGGAGGCCGAAAACCAAGGCCCCAGCCCCCTTCCAAGTAATGGACCCAGCAGCTCGGGCTCCCAGACCCCTTGTCCCTCAGACTTAGGAGTCCTGACCCctagctccctctcctcccccagaacTTAAGTCTAGATCCACAGCCCTTCCTGCTCTGGGCTGAGGAATCTAGACCCACGCCACCCCCCAGCCTCTTCTTCCAGCAGACAGTGGAGGCCCTCCCCTCCAACCTAGTCCTGCCCGCCCCAGCCCTGTCCTCCCCCAGATTGCAAGAATCCTGGCTCCGAGTCCCCAGAACTGACCTCCAACCCCTGACCCTACCCTCAGAGCCCCCAGACCTGACTCCGGAGGAGCGGATGGAGCTGGAGAACATCCGGCGGCGGAAGCAGGAGCTGCTGGTGGAGATCCAGCGTCTGCGGGAGGAGCTCAGTGAAGCCATGAGCGAGGTGGAGGGTCTGGAGGCCAATGAGGGCAggtgagggctggggtggggaactTGGGGGTTATGGGGCCAGGCCAGGGCTGCCCCGGCATtgagcctccctcccctgctctctcctgcAGTAAGACCTTGCAGCGGAACCGGAAGATGGCGATGGGCAGGAAGAAGTTCAACATGGATCCCAAGAAGGTGCTTGGGCCACAGGGCTGGGATCTGTCAGGCAGACATCCAGGCAGGGGGCTCTGGCAACTTTAGATTCCAGAAGCATGCTTAAGGTGGACAGATGGGGTCCTAATCCCCGGATTCAGATACTGGCTGTCCATTTGGTCTCTGACCACTCACCAGGCGTTCCAGCCTCCTGACCTTTGCCCGTGTGTTCTGTGTCCTCTGCGGGGGAGGCTCTCTTCCTATTTCTGGACCCTCTTATGGGGCCACCTAGAGTCTCATGAGGAGCTTGAACACTGAGAGGGAACACGAACGGTGACATGCGCAAGGCAGGGTTGACCAGGGCCACTTCAGAGAGCAGCCAGGCTGTGGACCCTCCCGGGGGAGCCTCGGAAAGtgagggagggcttcctggagggagAGGACAGTCAGGTCCGGTTTGAAGGTCGAGTCTGTGTTCACCAGGTGGAGAGCGATGTTTGTTTATCTGGTTGTTCCCGCTCTCTGACGCTGTCTCAGGCTTGCCCCTGTGCTGGGCAGCTCTGGAGCCCCAGAGTGGGCTTGACCTTTCCTTGGCCTCAGCGAGCCCCTAGAGGTGGATACCGCACTCCAGAGTCGATATAGCTTTCATGGCACAGACCGAGCCCCAGAAGGCCCTATCCAGCCTGCGGCTTGGCACTCACAGGCCTCGACGGGCAGCTGTAGTTTATCAGACATTCAACAAACTCCCTGGGCTCCCGTTCCTTGCTGGATGGACCCTGCTCCTGGTGCAGGActcagcaggcagaggcagagggcgcAGTtaagtgcaaaggctctgaggcgGGAGGGGTGGTGCTTAAGTACCTGGGTGAAGCCTGAAGACAGAACCTGGCCGAGTACTGTTGAGAGCGGGGGTGGGTGTGGATGCTGAGGTCCCTGGGGAGGCCGTGGTCGGGGGAGCTTTCTGGCTGTCGGGGCTGAGACCTGGCCCCCATCCACCAGGGGATCCAGTTCTTGGTGGAGAATGAACTTCTGCAGAACACACCCGAGGAGATTGCCCGCTTCCTGTACAAGGGCGAGGGCCTGAACAAGACAGCCATCGGGGACTACCTGGGGGAGAGGTGAGACCCCGCCCAGTTCCCACAGTCCCTTGCACCCTGCTCCTGCCCTTCCCGCCCACTTCTCCCAAGGAGAGGCCTGGGTGGATCAGCCCTCTGACTGGATTGTGACAGAGCGGACCTCTGAAGGGGTTGGTGGGAGCCTGGGATCATCTGGGGGAACCTGGGGCTGCCTGTGACCATCTGGGGGGCATGGGAATCTCCTGCGGACCCCTGGAAAGTTGAGGCCCATCCATTTAGGTCTGGGACAGCGGAGAACAGCTGTGAGCATTGTGGGGTGGTGAGAATCCTGTAGACAGCTTCTAAGCGTGGTAACCACATAGACAGCTAGGGAGTATGGGGGTCCTCGGGGACACGGGGACCCATGGACGTCTGGGGCATGAGGATTGTCTATGGACATCAGGGGTGATCTGAACATCTGAGGTGCTTGGGACCAGCGGGATGTCTGGGTAGCATAGGGATTGTGTGGACATCTGGAATGTGTGGAACCTTCTGGACATCTGGCTTGTATTAGGGCTCGCTGGTTGTCTGGGGATCATGGGGATTGTATGGACACCTGGAGATGTCTGGGGGACCCTCTGTGGACACCTGGGGTGCGTGGGGAGTGTTTCAGGAGCATCTAGTCTGTGTGGGGACTGTCTGGACATCGGGGGGAGGTGGGTAGCCCTCTGTAGATGTCCAGGGGCCATCCGGGGACAGCTGGTGTGGTGGGGACTGTTCTGTGGACAGCTGGGGTGCACGGGGACCATCTCTGGACATCTGCAGAAGGGCTATCAGAGAGATGATAGTGGGTGGAGCATGTGTTTGCTGTGCTCCTCTCAACCACGAAGGTTCGCTAGACTGGCGGTGATTGTGTAGCAGATGGTCCTCCCAAGAGCGTGTTCTGAGTGTTCCTGTCCCGGTGCCAGGCCTGTGATGGGGCCAGGCTCAAATTTCCACCCGCCCCAGGGTTTGCTTCCTGTCCGCTCCTGCTCCAGCCTCCCCAGTGTTTGCTTCCTGTCCGCTCCTGCTCCAGCTTCCCCAGACTCTTTCCTGTGCATGACTCTGTGTCTTTCTGCCCTCCCAGGGAAGAGCTGAACCTGGCAGTGCTCCATGCCTTTGTGGACCTGCACGAGTTTACTGACCTCAATCTGGTGCAGGCCCTCAGGTGAGAGagggatggggttgggagggcagGAATGTACCTATCAGGGCTCGCTCTTTACAACTGATGAACCCACTCAgagtaaaaacagaaacaaagatcaAGGGATTGATTGTCTCACGTAACACAGAAGTCCGTGGTAGGGCCTCCTTCAGGCATAGTTATATCCAGGTGCTCAAGTGGTGTCAGAAGGTCCATTTTCTCTAGCTTTGGGTTGTCCTTGCCACTGTATTGGCATTGCTCTCTGTAGACTCACCTGTCACGTGGCAACAGAAGTCCCTGCAGACTTGTTTAGCAAACCTAGCAGAAAgaggggttttggggttttttgttgttgtctttttttcctgtataaaTCCACCAAAAGTCCCTCGGCCAGTGCTCATGGGTCAGTGTGGAGCCATACCTGAGATAGCTGCTGAGGCCATAAGGCTGTTACTGGCTGCTTCCTGACATGGGGACAGAGAGCAGCGAGGGCCTTCTGCCAGACATGGCGCCTATACCTGGCTCCTCTCTAATGCAGGCAGTTTCTCTGGAGCTTCCGCCTCCCCGGAGAGGCCCAGAAGATTGACCGGATGATGGAAGCCTTTGCCCAGCGATACTGCCTGTGCAACCCCGGGGTCTTCCAGTCCACAGGTGGGGGCCCGGCCTCGGGGTCTTTGGGAAGGAGGGGCCAGGGCCCCGCCTGCCTGTGTCCTCACCACCTGACTGTCTGCTGCAGACACGTGCTATGTGCTGTCCTTCGCCGTGATCATGCTGAACACCAGCCTTCACAATCCCAACGTCCGGGACAAGCCGGGCCTGGAGCGCTTCGTGGCCATGAACCGGGGCATCAACGAGGGTGGGGACCTGCCCGAGGAGCTGCTCAGGGTCAGgcccccttttcccctccccacagcccccctACCCAGTGCTGTCCCCCTCCCTGCCGCAGGCCCTCCCCGTGGGTCTCCCGGTGCCCAAGCTGGCCAGTGCAGTCGTGCCAATGtgtcccatttcttttctctctctcttttctgggcCTCCCTCAGTCTTcatctctcttgtttctctttctcgtTTCTCTCTGGCCCTTGGGGTCTAAGTGTGTCTGAttctccatctgtctgtctatcttgAGAACTCTGCTGGCCACTGCTACTCTgtatctcttcttcctctcctggggctccctccatccttctgcctcctccctggaccACTCCTCCCCTGGTCCCATTGGTCTCATTGCCTCCCTGGCTGTTGGGGCCCCCCCAACCATGACCAGGTCACCCCGGGAGGGTCCCTTGGGCCTGGAGATGCTGACTGCATCCTCGCCCATCAGAACCTCTACGACAGCATCCGAAACGAGCCCTTCAAGATTCCTGAGGATGACGGGAATGACCTGACCCACACCTTCTTCAACCCGGATCGGGAGGGCTGGCTCCTTAAGCTGGGTACGTCCCCTCCTGACCCCGCTGGCAGCCTCTGCAGGGGAAAGTGAGGAGTCCCAGGTTCTCGTTGCCATGTGCAcctgctgtgtgatcttaggcaaacgatttgacctctctgaacctccagTTGCCACATCTGCAAAACGGGGCCAAAAACAAGATGAGGTCGGTGCGCCGGGCCCGAGCTCAGGCATAGAGGAGGGCCCCCTAAATATTTGTGGGTACAGGGTAGGCGTTAGGGAGCACTGAATAAttgccaggctctgtgcttatGAACACAGAGTCCCCGCGGGGgtggaatggggtgggggtgggggtggggccgaTTCCCCTAGAAACACAGGGATCCAGCAGATTCTAGATAAGTCAGCAGGGGTCAGGCAAGTGCCCCTTCTGTGGGGGTTACCTGAGGATTGGAGGGGTTCTCATCCTTGGGTTCACGGGACATTtccctggggagcttttaaaaccCCGACGGCCAAGCCGCAGCCTCCTGGAGCTGGGATTTCTAGGGCGGGATGGGCTGTCAGTCATGCTGAAAGCTCCCCAGCCGCCTTCCAGGGCAGCCAAAGTTGAGAGCCACTGGCCTGGAGCCCTGTGTGGTAATGGTAGGCGCCGTGGGAGTGCTAGCCGCGGCTTCTGAGCCCCAAGGCAGCGGACAGCTGCTCCAGGGCCATGGCGCTGACCCCGGGGGCCGAGGCTTCCGGTGcccagggagaaggcagggaagcAACAAGCAGGCCCCAGGAACTAGTTCTCTGCAGACCTTTCCGTCCGTAGGGATGCTTCCCATTTTCTGGAGTGGGGACATTGAGGCTCAGTCGCTGTCCAGCAGCAGCCACAGAGCTGGGGTGGCCTTGGCACCAGATCTCCGACCCTGAGTGTAGCTTTCTGTTCTTTGTGGACAGCATCAGGgtcagggacagggagagaggcatCTCCTCCTCCAGAGGCTGAGGGGgaccagtggtggtggtggtgggtggtggtTGCGGCCATGTTCACAAGGATGCTTGATGGTGGCCGTTGTTGCTGTCACGGTCAAGGAGCCCAAAAGCAGGTCATCTTGAAGCAGGAAGGTGTGGGCACAAGTGGGTCTGTGGGCTGGAGTCCAGAGAGGGCAAGAGGTGGCCCAGCCACCTTGGGCCAAGCAGCTGGGAGTGCGGGCAGGGTTTGTCCCCTCCCTTTGTGATAACTTGAGTGGGGGGAAGACCTCTTTACTGTGGCATTGGGGGGCCTTCCTGGCTGAGGACCTACCCCGAGGGGACGGGCTGGAGCCGGGCACTAATCTGCGGCCtccctgggagggagagggtcaTGTCGATGTAActggttttcttccctctcttcccccctccctccctccctctctccctccatctctgcgTGTTCCTCTCTGCtgtttccatctctgtctctgtttctgtcccaCCCCCTGTGCTTTCTGGCCCTTGCCCCCCCCCCGTTTCTGTGGCCTGCGGCTTCTGGGGGCACCCCAttcttctg
This region includes:
- the CYTH2 gene encoding cytohesin-2 isoform X1, with amino-acid sequence MEDGVYEPPDLTPEERMELENIRRRKQELLVEIQRLREELSEAMSEVEGLEANEGSKTLQRNRKMAMGRKKFNMDPKKGIQFLVENELLQNTPEEIARFLYKGEGLNKTAIGDYLGEREELNLAVLHAFVDLHEFTDLNLVQALRQFLWSFRLPGEAQKIDRMMEAFAQRYCLCNPGVFQSTDTCYVLSFAVIMLNTSLHNPNVRDKPGLERFVAMNRGINEGGDLPEELLRNLYDSIRNEPFKIPEDDGNDLTHTFFNPDREGWLLKLGGRVKTWKRRWFILTDNCLYYFEYTTDKEPRGIIPLENLSIREVDDPRKPNCFELYIPNNKGQLIKACKTEADGRVVEGNHMVYRISAPTQEEKEEWIKSIQAAVSVDPFYEMLAARKKRISVKKKQEQP
- the CYTH2 gene encoding cytohesin-2 isoform X2; this encodes MEDGVYEPPDLTPEERMELENIRRRKQELLVEIQRLREELSEAMSEVEGLEANEGSKTLQRNRKMAMGRKKFNMDPKKGIQFLVENELLQNTPEEIARFLYKGEGLNKTAIGDYLGEREELNLAVLHAFVDLHEFTDLNLVQALRQFLWSFRLPGEAQKIDRMMEAFAQRYCLCNPGVFQSTDTCYVLSFAVIMLNTSLHNPNVRDKPGLERFVAMNRGINEGGDLPEELLRNLYDSIRNEPFKIPEDDGNDLTHTFFNPDREGWLLKLGGGRVKTWKRRWFILTDNCLYYFEYTTDKEPRGIIPLENLSIREVDDPRKPNCFELYIPNNKGQLIKACKTEADGRVVEGNHMVYRISAPTQEEKEEWIKSIQAAVSVDPFYEMLAARKKRISVKKKQEQP